The Helianthus annuus cultivar XRQ/B chromosome 16, HanXRQr2.0-SUNRISE, whole genome shotgun sequence genome includes a window with the following:
- the LOC110915528 gene encoding uncharacterized protein LOC110915528: MMEETLERHTKSIVAPIIFIFVFTLQLFDKYLAHLKNKASVSEKDAQLRAEIKQLSKEAAALSEPSTFAQSAKLRRMAAAKERELAKSQESASKEIKTSIVLYEKTLMISKILTYLIFIVYFWRIPVAAISKELVQPFGRFLSWKTGGSVNDSVMVGVIPWLILSNRVGKYFSNKVFK; this comes from the exons ATGATGGAAGAAACCCTAGAACGCCACACGAAATCAATAGTTGCACCAATCATCTTCATTTTCGTCTTCACTCTCCAGTTATTCGACAAGTATTTAGCACATTTGAAGAAT AAAGCGTCCGTAAGTGAGAAGGATGCGCAATTACGTGCCGAAATCAAGCAACTGTCAAAGGAGGCAGCCGCTTTATCAGA GCCTTCAACATTTGCTCAATCTGCAAAGCTTAGGAGAATGGCAGCCGCTAAGGAGAGAGAGCTTGCAAaaa GCCAAGAGTCAGCCAGCAAGGAGATAAAAACATCAATCGTCCTGTATGAGAAAACGCTGATGATTTCAAAG ATTCTTACATATCTTATATTCATCGTGTACTTTTGGCGGATTCCTGTGGCTGCCATATCCAAAGAACTTGTGCAACCCTTTG GGAGATTTTTATCCTGGAAAACTGGGGGTTCTGTCAACGACAGTGTAATG GTTGGAGTGATACCTTGGTTGATACTATCCAACAGGGTCGGCAAATATTTTAGCAATAAAGTCTTCAAGTAG
- the LOC110915529 gene encoding HMG1/2-like protein: MKGAKSKSESKKPDSRLSVKKREAPKQKKAPVKKAKEAKDPNKPKRPASAFFVFMEDFRKQYKEKHPNNKSVSVVGKAGGEKWKSMSESEKAPFVAKAEKRKSEYDKTLQAYNKKLAEGKPEEEEEEDESDKSKSEVHDDEDDDDDSGEDEDDDE; this comes from the exons ATGAAAGGTGCCAAATCCAAATCTGAATCCAAAAAACCAGACAGCAG GCTCTCGGTGAAGAAGAGAGAGGCTCCGAAGCAGAAGAAAGCGCCGGTGAAGAAAGCGAAGGAGGCGAAGGATCCGAACAAACCGAAACGGCCTGCGAGTGCGTTCTTCGTGTTCAT GGAGGATTTCCGGAAACAGTACAAAGAGAAACATCCTAACAACAAATCGGTTTCTGTT GTCGGTAAAGCTGGCGGTGAGAAATGGAAATCGATGTCTGAATCT GAGAAAGCTCCGTTTGTAGCTAAAGCAGAGAAGAGGAAGTCTGAATATGATAAAACTCTCCAGGCTTACAACAAGAAACTG GCTGAGGGAAAGCctgaagaagaggaggaagaagatgaatcTGACAAGTCAAAGTCAGAAGttcatgatgatgaagatgatgatgatgacagtGGAGAG gatgaggatgatgatgaatga